One Pseudopipra pipra isolate bDixPip1 chromosome 26, bDixPip1.hap1, whole genome shotgun sequence DNA window includes the following coding sequences:
- the SNF8 gene encoding vacuolar-sorting protein SNF8 isoform X1, protein MHRRGVGAGAIAKRKLAEAKYKERGTVLAEDQLAQMSKQLDMFKTNLEEFASKHKQEIRKNPEFRVQFQDMCATIGVDPLASGKGFWSEMLGVGDFYYELGVQIIEVCLALKHRNGGLITLEELHQQVLKGRGKFAQDVSQDDLLRAIKKLKVLGNGFGIIPVGGTFLIQSVPAELNMDHTVVLQLAEKKGFVTVSEIKSSLKWEAERAKQVLEHLLKEGMAWLDEQAPEEPQYWLPALFTELYSQEITPEEAKEAIP, encoded by the exons atGCACCGGCGGGGGGTGGGCGCGGGGGCGATCGCCAAGAGGAAACTGGCCGAG GCCAAGTACAAGGAGCGAGGGACGGTCCTGGCCGAAGACCAGCTGGCCCAG ATGTCCAAGCAGCTGGACATGTTTAAGACCAACCTGGAGGAGTTTGCCAGCAAACACAAGCAGGAGATCCGGAAGAACCCCGAGTTCCGGGTGCAGTTCCAGGACATGTGTGCCACCATCGGGGTGGATCCCTTGGCAT ctggTAAAGGATTCTGGTCGGAGATGTTGGGAGTTGGAGACTTTTACTACGAGCTGGGAGTGCAGATCATTGAAGTTTGTTTGGCTCTGAAACACAGGAATGGAG GGCTGATAACACTGGAAGAACTTCACCAGCAAGTGctgaaggggagagggaagttTGCTCAGGATGTCAGCCA GGACGATCTCCTCCGGGCCATCAAGAAGCTGAAGGTCTTGGGGAATGGCTTTGGGATTATCCCTGTTGGTGGAACGTTTCTGATCCAGTCTGTGCCAGCGGAGCTGAACATGGACCACACGGTTGtcctgcagctggcagag aaaaaggGCTTTGTGACAGTCAGTGAGATCAAGTCCAGCCTGAAGTGGGAGGCGGAACGTGCAAAGCAAGTGCTG GAACACTTGCTGAAGGAAGGAATGGCCTGGCTGGATGAGCAGGCACCAGAAGAACCTCAGTACTGGCTCCCTGCTCTCTTTACAGAGCTGTACTCTCAGGAAATCACTCCAGAGGAAGCCAAGGAGGCAATTCCTTGA
- the SNF8 gene encoding vacuolar-sorting protein SNF8 isoform X2 — protein sequence MSKQLDMFKTNLEEFASKHKQEIRKNPEFRVQFQDMCATIGVDPLASGKGFWSEMLGVGDFYYELGVQIIEVCLALKHRNGGLITLEELHQQVLKGRGKFAQDVSQDDLLRAIKKLKVLGNGFGIIPVGGTFLIQSVPAELNMDHTVVLQLAEKKGFVTVSEIKSSLKWEAERAKQVLEHLLKEGMAWLDEQAPEEPQYWLPALFTELYSQEITPEEAKEAIP from the exons ATGTCCAAGCAGCTGGACATGTTTAAGACCAACCTGGAGGAGTTTGCCAGCAAACACAAGCAGGAGATCCGGAAGAACCCCGAGTTCCGGGTGCAGTTCCAGGACATGTGTGCCACCATCGGGGTGGATCCCTTGGCAT ctggTAAAGGATTCTGGTCGGAGATGTTGGGAGTTGGAGACTTTTACTACGAGCTGGGAGTGCAGATCATTGAAGTTTGTTTGGCTCTGAAACACAGGAATGGAG GGCTGATAACACTGGAAGAACTTCACCAGCAAGTGctgaaggggagagggaagttTGCTCAGGATGTCAGCCA GGACGATCTCCTCCGGGCCATCAAGAAGCTGAAGGTCTTGGGGAATGGCTTTGGGATTATCCCTGTTGGTGGAACGTTTCTGATCCAGTCTGTGCCAGCGGAGCTGAACATGGACCACACGGTTGtcctgcagctggcagag aaaaaggGCTTTGTGACAGTCAGTGAGATCAAGTCCAGCCTGAAGTGGGAGGCGGAACGTGCAAAGCAAGTGCTG GAACACTTGCTGAAGGAAGGAATGGCCTGGCTGGATGAGCAGGCACCAGAAGAACCTCAGTACTGGCTCCCTGCTCTCTTTACAGAGCTGTACTCTCAGGAAATCACTCCAGAGGAAGCCAAGGAGGCAATTCCTTGA
- the GIP gene encoding gastric inhibitory polypeptide, protein MSFKSFKVLSLLVASLGFVLMEENVSGASLRVPAARPLQRRYSEATLASDYSRTMDNMLKKNFVEWLLARREKKSDNIVEQYKREAEPRVPAEGGQRMDLGSHEAKDFLTWILKAKGNQSFTSLEDSEGLRDVLNREFLTWLMATEPCRATAA, encoded by the exons ATGTCCTTCAAGTCCTTCAAGGTTCTCTCTCTGCTCGTCGCCTCCCTGGGCTTTGTTTTGATGGAAGAGAATGTCTCGGG TGCCAGCCTGAGGGTTCCCGCTGCCCGACCGCTGCAGAGACGCTACTCCGAGGCCACCCTGGCGAGCGACTACAGCCGCACCATGGACAACATGCTCAAGAAGAACTTCGTGGAGTGGCTGCTGGccaggagggagaagaaaagcgA CAACATCGTGGAGCAGTACAAGAGGGAAGCCGAGCCCCGGGTACCAGCTGAGGGCGGGCAGAGGATGGACCTGGGCAGCCACGAAGCCAAAGATTTCCTCACCTGGATTCTGAAAGCCAAGGGAAACCAGAG CTTCACTTCTCTGGAGGACTCGGAGGGGCTGAGGGACGTTTTGAACCGCGAGTTCCTGACGTGGCTGATGGCGACTGAGCCCTGCAGGGCCAC AGCTGCATAA